The following proteins are co-located in the Synchiropus splendidus isolate RoL2022-P1 chromosome 14, RoL_Sspl_1.0, whole genome shotgun sequence genome:
- the rad52 gene encoding DNA repair protein RAD52 homolog yields MSNPDPNSEDKGSTPARTFGQFTYTAEEHQAVHNALRQRLGPEFISTRMAGGGQKVCYIEGHRVISLANEMFGYNGWSHSISQQNVDFVDLINGKFYVGVSAFVKVQLKDGAYHEDVGYGVSEGLKSKALSLEKARKEAVTDGMKRALKCFGNALGNCILDKEYLLAINKIPKQPRPPPDPLHTKRSEGEPLVERARVNGLLEREHRSEAAPAASSGEKQDPSGSEAHTPLVRQAVEIKSENDSPAVDPVKVSESESDPKLLRKLRQQQLQQKFRKEMETKNLQQKQEQTKSVDSSHSGGQGPSGGHNSSTESGHLKTWSRDEQLAVDLELWDITLDEIVEPDVRGQRPSTPSSHLMQTRSKTPQTPPSHVRAPNLPAGRPQPPSHYHRTVGGVPSPYRAGQSMKKRRLDC; encoded by the exons ATGTCGAACCCGGACCCCAACAGTGAGGATAAAGGTTCCACTCCGGCCAGGACCTTCGGACAG TTCACCTACACTGCAGAGGAGCATCAGGCTGTGCACAATGCTCTGCGACAGCGCTTGGGGCCAGAATTCATCAGCACCAGAATGGCTGGTGGGGGTCAGAAG GTCTGCTATATTGAGGGCCATCGTGTCATCAGTCTGGCCAATGAGATGTTCGGTTACAACGGGTGGTCGCACTCCATCTCTCAGCAGAACGTTG ACTTTGTGGATCTTATCAATGGAAAGTTCTATGTGGGAGTGAGTGCCTTTGTCAAAGTGCAACTGAAA GATGGTGCCTACCACGAGGATGTTGGATACGGGGTCAGTGAAGGACTGAAGTCGAAAGCTCTGTCTCTTGAAAAGGCCAGGAAAGAAGCGGTCACAGATGGCATGAAGCGAGCGCTGAA ATGTTTCGGGAACGCCCTTGGGAACTGCATCCTGGATAAAGAGTACCTCCTAGCAATTAACAAAATCCCCAAACAG CCTCGTCCTCCTCCGGACCCGCTGCACACAAAGCGCTCAGAAGGCGAGCCCTTGGTTGAACGGGCGCGTGTTAATGGCTTGCTTGAAAGGGAGCACAGAAGTGAAGCTGCTCCGGCCGCCTCGTCTGGAGAGAAGCAGGACCCAAGTGGCTCGGAGGCTCACACTCCACTTGTCAGACAGGCTGTTGAGATCAAAAGTGAGAATGACAG TCCGGCGGTTGACCCGGTGAAGGTTTCCGAGTCGGAGTCGGACCCCAAACTGCTGCGTAAACTGCGTCAgcaacagctgcagcagaagttCAGGAAAGAGATGGAGACCAAGAATCTGCAGCAGAAACAGGAGCAAACCAAGAGCGTAGACTCAAGTCACTCTGGAGGACAAGGACCCAGTGGAG GGCACAACAGTTCGACTGAGTCTGGACACTTAAAAACATGGAGTCGAGACGAACAACTTGCAG TTGACCTGGAGCTGTGGGACATCACTCTGGATGAGATAGTGGAGCCAGACGTGAGGGGCCAGAGGCCCAGCACTCCCTCGAGCCACCTGATGCAGACCCGCAGCAAGACCCCTCAGACCCCACCATCACACGTCCGGGCACCAAACCTCCCTGCTGGCAGACCTCAACCGCCTTCGCACTATCACAGGACAGTGG GAGGAGTCCCCAGCCCTTACAGAGCAGGACAGTCCATGAAGAAGCGCAGACTGGATTGCTGA